Within Styela clava chromosome 8, kaStyClav1.hap1.2, whole genome shotgun sequence, the genomic segment TCGCGGAAATGGGCAAATGTCGCACACACCCATTgtacttggatttgtgacattCGACGATGTTGATATTCTTGAATAACCACTACCCATCGAACTAGATGTCCCGTGAGAAAAGGCCGAACTACGTCGAACAAGCGGTATAGAGGACTCGCTATTACAGTGTGGCAGTTTTATTGAGGACTGAGATGACGGTGTCACAGACGAAATTCGAGTAACCACGTGATCCTCTGGGATAATTATTTCCACAACAGGACAGTGTTCTTGCCTGGCAACGTCAGTTTGAGACTGAGTTTTCAATCCCAAAAAATGTCGTCCAATGTATTGATCAACAAAGCAGTCTACCTTGGTTGAAATACCTAATAGTAAACGGCAAGACAGTTTcacaaaattacaaaaactgaaatttcgtttgcgtttttttttcacaataaaattgaagtCCATACCGGCAGAGTCGCATTTGCTCATATCAAATAgaattttttcttcatttgacTTTTTTGTTTGCTGCTCTTGACATTGTTCATTTCTGTGAACTGTTGAATTTACTCTGAATAAATTGGTTTATGATAGACAGAAAAATACTCATATCTAAGCTCATTCTATCTAATCACTTAGTTTTGAAGTAATTCGAATTGATATTAATAATTACCCGTTTTCATTATTTTCCGGGATTTTCTTTTTCCTCGTTAAAgtaatactgaaaaataaattgatatgtAATATACTGAAAAAGTGCAAATCTGATTCTATTTCAACATATTCCCGATTACTACGACAACTATTCTCAATTTGGCATTGTCATTCACGTCCATGTGCATGACCCACCAGCTTTTCAGCAATGCCCTGGATTTTCCATTCAAGTTATAGTATATGCAGCCATCTACTAACACAAGTTTTTGATAAGAAAAAATGcattaaaaataactttaaaaatgCGATGCGAGTCAAATACAAAATCTCACCGTTGTCCAGGGAACCTTTGCAATGTTTCATAAGCAGCCTCAACATCTTTTAATGTGTAGGGTTCATGGCATGCACAACTTCTGTATTCCGATATAAATTGAATTCTCATAGCTCGatattctcgaatatattctgCGATTTCAGAATGGAACTTGAATGATCCTGCAACCAGTTTACAAACGTTACGTTAATCAAACGCATGATTTGTCAAAAATAATAGATGAGAATTGTATGTAGCTTTGCAGATCATAAATAGCCGAGTCTCACATGCCGAAAAAAAACCGAAGTAAATTGCCGAAAACATGGAAACGTGACAGCTGGAGCTATAAAAATGAGAGGAAAGTTGCAGCAACCAGTGGGTGCAGATATATATGCTCTATATACTCTATAGTTCTtgaatcaatttcaatttttaattaattaatataaacgTACTCCACTCTTGGACATTTCAGaattaaaattggaaaacacTCAAAGAAGCAGAAAAAAAGTAAATTGCATGAGCTCACTCACCACGGCGGAGTTTTTTAGCATTTGTAGTGTGCGTTTTAACTTTAGATGCTTTCCTTGCCGTTGTATCACCTTGTCGCTTTGAACGTTTTCTCCAAGAAAAAGTTTCCCAGGGAGAAAATTCAGGCGGCCAATTATCTTGAGGATGCCAATCCAAACCCAGTAATATCCAATTGAGACGATTGTTACTTGTGAATTGATTGTTACCACACATACTATACCCGTTCATCATCACCATTGCTTCATACTGTTATGAAAGTGTTAACTATAGGTAAAgcttttaaaaacatttcatctGAAGTTGTGCAATACTCAGGATTCAAGAGCAGGAAACAGTGAACATTTTATGATTTCCATCTTGCCTTCTTTTTATTTCCAGGAACCTAAACGTTACAATTACAATATCGAAATTAGCAGCACGAAAAGATTGAAGCTTACGGCTAACAACATATGATAATAATTTTGCATGACTATATACTCTTTAGCAGGGGTGGGCATGGTTTTTGGAAAAGGggccaaaaaaaattttacccatctagactggcgggccatgtatgacgtaaaaagttaccttttatgaacaatattcacagtgttacaaaagcagctttgcgcagtggcggtatcgtaaccaatgaggtttatccgaggtgcgaatattgctagttgaaaacagtggaaaacaataggcctcgtgccaaaactgaaCTTCCTCGAGCTATTcttaactaaaacatcaaaatttggtttcagtttggatGTGGCAGcgtcaggcgggccagattgaatcacccaacgggTCGTATTTGatccgcgggccgtactttgcccatgtctgctcTAAATCGAATATAACCTAGCTAGAGCATGCCTCGAGTAGGGttttgatttttatcaattctaaaaaaaaacatcaatttttttttctatattttttattgaaataccccttgcatcgcgctaaactacgccaaaacgttgcgttCTGGCAGCTGCATACGCTGccgaaattataatttcaaaaatgtgggtaaaaattcttgtttttacttttatttccaTTGCGTACGTTTTTCGCCACGGTGGTATctacaccaaagtcataagatttcaGCCGGATTGTTTATCCGAGATACCAGAGAGAGGTTTTGggaaagaaaaatcatgaaacttaaCTCACTAGCCTACTACAAAATTAATTGGATCAAGGGCAtccttcggcaaaacgagtgcgttacgataatgaagaataaacttacatcggcggcaatatactgatttaaacgatgagaCGCGCTAGGGTAGGCCCTGCTAATTGTAAGTCCTCTGGTGCAAAGACGCTataactaatctgttatgacgcgataataaggatttcgagtttgtgtattgacatttttctcataaaataaaggcattattacggttaatttaggcttagcatactttgttctCAAGGTTGAAGTGATGGggttttcaaagttatacaaactgaTTCATTAGatcacatttcaattttcgcaaggtggttttGTCGCAAGGTCATTCACGTAATTGCTTATCGGTTACGTATTACTGCGCCTACCACGTTTGCGGTCGCACTGAACTAcatacagcttgagaaggtgtgtatgTGCCTAGTCGATAGTTGTGGCGTTTCGaaggatttattgcaaataagaagcgcttggcaagtttttacatcctttttccttcaacctatttaatacaaaaaaatcaaatagtacagccgtTTTGAAAAATACAGGCGAAAAACACTTGATTTAAACATTTGTTTTAAGagaattctttttgaacaaatccctaccCTCGACTCAAGACTAAACTACtggtaaaaattaataaaactcaTTTTGTAAATTCTATCCAAACTTGACCTAACTTTTAGCTCGCACTATATACAATACTATTGTATCCATGGAAAATATCAtgaatatatacagtatattctTTCGCATACTCAAGGCAAAATATCTACACTGTTCAACGCTTTTGAATTaataataagttttaatatCGATTTGATGCCTAAATAAATAATCTTCATCGCAAATAAAGGTGAGATAATGTTATATGATATTTTAGTGTAATTGATCGCTTGTTCGACACTAAAAGTCGACGCCGATTTCTTTATGATGAACAATACAATAATGACACGTATGTTGTTGTCTCTGTAAATCTCATCGGTCATACTAACATAAATTCAGTGGAATTCTTCTGActgtaatatttatatatcataAATTGATGTATGTACGGAACTGTTCGGTAATCCTACAGTGGGCTTTTGAACTTTCACGGTATTTACATTGTAGGTCTGTGGCATTGTCAGCACAAGgtattgtaaatattgtatactTGTATATTATATGGAATACACGAAAATCAATTCATAAAATCTGTTGTAAACGAAATTGCCTTTATTGGATGTGGTCAATGACTGAATATACAATTCCTAATGCCTGCTTAGGTCTACTTCAACAACGTGGCCAATATCCGAGGGCTTTGACACTATACTTTCGGCTTCTCTCGTGCTACTAGCCCGAGACGAGCGGTGGAAAAAAATGACCTATTGTCGGTTATATCATGGGTCGTCAACGATGGGGTCGCGAATGATTCAAATGTGAATGATTTTTAATCCGTGTATCTTTGATTGACAACTTTATATCGTCATCTCATAATGTTAGCTATGGCACTTTGATTGCCCTTTATATTCCCCCGCTCTACCCCCTTCAAAAAGTAAACATGCTAATTTAAAGTAATTGAACAGTTTTTTACCCTAATAATGCGAAAAAAATCGATATACTATATATAGGCTATCTTTTGAAATGACCGGGCCCTGATGAGGAGTAGGGATTGTTCCAATCTCCATTTGAACAACCCAGTTTTAAAAGAACAGTAGAGGTGTTAAATgggacggactaaaagtaggcacttgcaaattaggcacttttttaggcacttatttaggcactttggaaaaaaagtaaaaagggcgtaataccttttaaaaacataaataattagtgaaaaatggtcaaattaaatgttgaaaacgcaaattgcaacgggcaaactcaataacaacatttaaaacgtagtattaaaggatgtcgcacgcgcttggtcaccacatatgctaggcacatatttagacacttcgaaaaataaagaaaatggcaattatcactaataaaagacagagacataaacatattacccacactgattagcctgggtaaatatccaatagatgcacttgagtatagtactggaatttagaaataataaattgttaccggtaggcacttatttaggcacttcggaaaaaaggtgaaatggacgtagtaactcctaaaaaggtaatgaattagttcaaaatatttaaattaaatgttgaacgcaaAAATTGCAACAGGTAAATCaaataacgatttttaaaacgtaatattaaagggagacgcacgcgctttgtcaccacatatgctaggcacatatttagacacttcgaaaaataaagaaaatggcaattatcactaataaaagacagagaactaaaaatattacccacactgattagcctgggtgaatatccaatagatgcacttgagtatagtactggaatttagaaataataaattgttagcggtaggcacttttttaggcacttcgaaaaaaaaagtaaaaagggcgtaataccttttaaaaacataattaattagttaaaaatgatcaaattaaatgttgaaaacgcaaattgcaatgggcaaactcaataacaatatttaaaacgtagtattaaaggatgtcgcacgcgcttggtcaccacatatgctaggcacatatttagacacttcgaaaaataaagaaaatggcaattatcactaataaaagacagagacataaacatattacccacactgattagcctgggtaaatatccaatagatgcacttgagtctagtactggaatttagaaataataaattgttaccggtaggcacttatttaggcacttcggaaaaaaggtgaaatggacgtagtaactcctaaaaaggtaatgaattagttcaaaatatttaaattaaatgttgaacgcaaAAATTGCAACAGGTAAATCaaataacgatttttaaaacgtaatattaaagggagacgcacgcgctttgtcaccacatatgctgggcacatatttagacacttcgaaaaataaagaaaatggcaattatcactaataaaagacagagaaataaaaatattacccacactgattaacCTGGgtgaatatccaatagatgcacttgagtctagtactggaatttagaaataataaattgttaccggtaggcacttatttaggcacttcggaaaaaaggtgaaatggacgtagtaactcctaaaaagttaatgaattagttcaaaatatttaaattaaatgttgaacgcgaaAATTGCAACAGGTAAATCaaataacgatttttaaaacgtaatattaaagggagacgcacgcgctttgtcaccacatatgctgggcacatatttagacacttcgaaaaatgaagaaaatagcaattatcactaataaaagacagagaaataaaaatattacccacactgattagcctgggtgaatatccaatagatgcacttgagtatagtactggaatttagaaataataaattgttagcggtaggcactttttaggcacttatttaggaacttcgaaaaaaaaagtaaaaagagcgtaataccttttaaaaacataattaattagttaaaaagggtcaaattaaatgttgaaaacgcaaattgcaactggcaaactcaataacaatatttaaaacgtagtattaaaggatgtcgcacgcgcttggtcaccacatatgctaggcacatatttagacacttcgaaaaataaagaaaatggcaattatcactaataaaagacagagacataaacatattacccacactgattagcctgggtaaatatccaatagatgcacttgagtatagtactggaatttagaaataataaattgttaccggtaggcacttatttaggcacttcggaaaaaaggtgaaatggacgtagtaactcctaaaaaggtaatgaattagttcaaaatatttaaattaaatgttgaacgcaaAAATTGCAACAGGTAAATCaaataacgatttttaaaacgtaatattaaagggagacgcacgcgctttgtcaccacatatgctaggcacatatttagacacttcgaaaaataaagaaaatggcaattatcactaataaaagacagagaactaaaaatattacccacactgattagcctgggtgaatatccaatagatgcacttgagtatagtactggaatttagaaataataaattgttagcggtaggcacttttttaggcacttcgaaaaaaaaagtaaaaagggcgtaataccttttaaaaacataattaattagttaaaaatgatcaaattaaatgttgaaaacgcaaattgcaatgggcaaactcaataacaatatttaaaacgtagtattaaaggatgtcgcacgcgcttggtcaccacatatgctaggcacatatttagacacttcgaaaaataaagaaaatggcaattatcactaataaaagacagagacataaacatattacccacactgattagcctgggtaaatatccaatagatgcacttgagtctagtactggaatttagaaataataaattgttaccggtaggcacttatttaggcacttcggaaaaaaggtgaaatggacgtagtaactcctaaaaaggtaatgaattagttcaaaatatttaaattaaatgttgaacgcaaAAATTGCAACAGGTAAATCaaataacgatttttaaaacgtaatattaaagggagacgcacgcgctttgtcaccacatatgctgggcacatatttagacacttcgaaaaataaagaaaatggcaattatcactaataaaagacagagaaataaaaatattacccacactgattaacCTGGgtgaatatccaatagatgcacttgagtctagtactggaatttagaaataataaattgttaccggtaggcacttatttaggcacttcggaaaaaaggtgaaatggacgtagtaactcctaaaaagttaatgaattagttcaaaatatttaaattaaatgttgaacgcgaaAATTGCAACAGGTAAATCaaataacgatttttaaaacgtaatattaaagggagacgcacgcgctttgtcaccacatatgctgggcacatatttagacacttcgaaaaaagaagaaaatagcaattatcactaataaaagacagagaaataaaaatattacccacactgattagcctgggtgaatatccaatagatgcacttgagtatagtactggaatttagaaataataaattgttagcggtaggcactttttaggcacttatttaggcacttcgaaaaaaaaagtaaaaagagcgtaataccttttaaaaacataattaattagttaaaaagggtcaaattaaatgttgaaaacgcaaattgcaactggcaaactcaataacaatattcaaaacgtagtattaaaggatgtcgcacgcgcttggtcaccacatatgctaggcacatatttagacacttcgaaaaataaagaaaatggcaattatcactaataaaagacagagaaataaaaatattactcacactgattagcctgggtaaatatccaatagatgcacttgagtctagtactggaatttattaagttattatttatttatttactaaaAGTTATTACGCCCATTTTACGCATTTTTAGAAGTGTCTAAATAAGTGACAAAAAAGTgactaccggtaacaatttattattctcaaatatCACTACTAGACTCAAGAGCATTCATCGGATATTCAAATAGGCCAATTAAtttgactaatatttttattttctgtatttttattcatgataattaccattttgtttatatttcgaagtgtctaaatatgtgcctagcatatgtggtgacagagcgcgtgcgtctccctttaatactatgttttaaaaatcgttattgTGTTTACCTGTTGCAATTTccgcgttcaacatttaatttgacaatttccaactaattaattatcattttaaaagttattacgcccatttcacctttttttttgaagtgcctaaaaaagtgcctaccgctaacaatttgttatttctaaattccagtactataCTCAAGTGTATCTATTGGATATTcacccaggctaatcagtgtgggtaatatttttatttctctgtcttttattagtgataattgccattttctttatttttcgaagtgtctaaatatgtgcctagcatatgtggtgacaaagagcgtgcgtctccctttaatactacgttttaaaaatcgttattggATTTACCTGTTGCAATTttcgcgttcaacatttaatttaaatattttgaactaattcattacctttttaggagttactacgtccatttcaccttttttccgaagtgcctaaataagtgcctaccggtaacaatttattatttctaaattccagtactagactcatgtgcatctattggatatttacccaggctaatcagtgtgggtaatatgtttatgtctccgtcttttattagtgataattgccattttctttatttttcgaagtgtctaaatatgtgcctagcatatgtggtgaccaagcgcgtgcgacatcctttaatactacgttttaaatattgttattgagtttgcccgttgcaatttgcgttttcaacattcaatttgaccatttttaactaattaattatgtttttaaaaggtattacaccttttttactttttttttcgaagtgcctaaataagtgcctaaaaaagtgcctaatttgcaagtgcctacttttagtccgtcccGTGTTAAATCGACCAAAATTATACGAAAAAGTAGAGAGTCAGGTTAGCTGGAGCCCCCGTTGAGGAGAGAAGCAGTTAAGTCAGTGATGCCACAAATCGCCTAAAAGAACGTCGAAATTTTTTTGGGCGAGGGCATTTTTCGAACTGATTGGAGAGGCGCTAATGCCTGATTCGCTAATTGGAAAGGCGCTAACGCTAGTTAACATTGAGTAGTATTTTGTGACTGGCAATATTTCAGTAGTTTATTGAAGATACTCTGTTATTTGTATAATGAcatgttacatttaaaatatcaataattgagcGTCGCTGACTCGACTACCTCTTTTATTGCTATGAATCATACCTACATTTTTGTCATGATGTTTTATGTCATTATAAACCTTTCAAATCAGTTTGTGCTTTAATAACGTacattgattcttgcatgatgGAAATGAAATATCTTACTCTGTAGTTAATATAGGACCTACCCAGACGATTTTAATTTTAAAGATGATGAGACTCGGGATGGTTAGGCCTACCAGTGtcaatttgattttattcaaaatactaGGAAAACGTTACATGGGATGGTAGCTGTACGTGAAACTCAATTACTGTATTGGAATTATAGCACAGAGCTGTTTTTGGTCTTCTGTGGGAACAAGTTTAGTTTGAACGTGACATTACTATGGAATCATTATATACTGGTACTCTACAAAAGAGTGACAAATTGGCACAACAGTCGTCAAGATTTGCTCGTTTCTCTCTTTGAGAATCAAGCTTAGAACGGTTACACAGGAAACAGACTTTTCCGGGACTTTTCTATAGCATAGGTCTAGGATACTGCATGTATTTTAGTGTGATAAGTAAAGGCGCCCGAATGGTTTTTCGTGTTAATGAGGTTTCAGTCATGTATTTACAACTGTGTGTGTTTACGCGTTCCAGAGCAGGTTCCCGAGCTTTCTGTTAGCATTTTACCCTCATAGTTGGGTGCACTCACTTAGATTACTCCGCTTATCTTACCTGTGAGCCTTATAGTCATCGATACCCTAACAACGCGTCTATAGTTCTTATGATAACATTACAGGGCACATTTGAGTTTCTGATTTAGGTCTTGACACTTGTGAAATACGGTAAATTGCCCTATACTGTTGTATTACATATATATGGCGTTAATTGAAAGTGATTTACTCGCATTTTTTTTGGAACCGAGATAGATTCAAAGTAATTTCCACTAACGATCAACAATGAttactcaggttgtgtaccaggttggggttcaggatatgcgacatcttggtgcgcatacttcaggagtaccttttTTGGCATTTCTGTAACCACCTACACGCTGGGCACAAACAAATGCTAATATTTACAAATGATTTATTTGCACTTTTACTTTAAACAatcaataaatatacaaaatttatcatttgtACAATTATAACGaacaaatacaataatataattaaatgGGTTAATTACTGATAGCCAATTATAATAGCTAGACATCTGAATCTCTAAAATCGGGAAGATTGGT encodes:
- the LOC120346568 gene encoding uncharacterized protein LOC120346568, whose protein sequence is MVMMNGYSMCGNNQFTSNNRLNWILLGLDWHPQDNWPPEFSPWETFSWRKRSKRQGDTTARKASKVKTHTTNAKKLRRGSFKFHSEIAEYIREYRAMRIQFISEYRSCACHEPYTLKDVEAAYETLQRFPGQRITLTRKKKIPENNENGVNSTVHRNEQCQEQQTKKSNEEKILFDMSKCDSAGISTKVDCFVDQYIGRHFLGLKTQSQTDVARQEHCPVVEIIIPEDHVVTRISSVTPSSQSSIKLPHCNSESSIPLVRRSSAFSHGTSSSMGSGYSRISTSSNVTNPSTMGVCDICPFPRSVCTPKAPLLSNDKNNIMKQVSKWKESEKPDLNEKRAIPWKTLKYLGYNPSMRRYLHEIYTPVGRNRLRTPLSLSSKKCFPTANEAIIKNNEDQDRQNTILSSAMAKTTIFKKDSNSFPHFQSSRRTFLIDRPVNQYTGERKPKLAIISACQTVVI